The Collimonas fungivorans Ter331 genome has a segment encoding these proteins:
- a CDS encoding acetyl-CoA C-acyltransferase: MTKQLQDAYIVAATRTPIGKAPRGMFKNTRPDDLLVRVMQSALAQVPGLDPKLIEDAIIGCSFPEGAQGLNMARNAIILAGLPNTIGGVTVNRYCASGITAVAMAADRIRVGQADVMFAGGAESMSMVPMMGFHPSVNMEVFKDENVGLAYGMGLTGERVAQQWKISREAQDAFALESHRRALAAQAAGEFNDEMTSVEIIERFPNLATGQIDTKIRTVDRDEGARESTMEGLAKLKAVFAAKGTVTAGNSSQTSDGAGALLLVSEKILKQFNLTPLARFASFAVRGVPPEIMGIGPKEAIPAALRAAGITQDQLDWIELNEAFAAQSLAVIQDLGLDPSKVNPMGGAIALGHPLGATGAIRSATAIHAMRRHNLKYGMVTMCVGAGMGAAGIFERM; encoded by the coding sequence ATGACTAAACAACTTCAAGATGCGTACATCGTCGCCGCTACCCGCACGCCAATCGGCAAGGCGCCGCGCGGCATGTTCAAGAACACACGCCCGGACGACCTGCTGGTGCGCGTAATGCAATCGGCCCTGGCGCAAGTGCCAGGCCTGGATCCGAAACTGATCGAAGATGCCATCATCGGCTGTTCGTTCCCGGAAGGTGCGCAGGGTCTGAACATGGCGCGCAATGCCATTATCCTGGCCGGTTTGCCGAACACCATCGGCGGTGTCACCGTCAACCGTTATTGCGCTTCCGGCATCACCGCGGTAGCGATGGCGGCTGACCGCATCCGCGTCGGCCAGGCTGACGTGATGTTCGCCGGCGGCGCCGAATCGATGTCGATGGTGCCGATGATGGGTTTCCATCCATCGGTCAACATGGAAGTGTTCAAGGACGAAAACGTTGGCCTGGCCTACGGCATGGGGCTGACCGGCGAAAGAGTGGCGCAGCAATGGAAAATCTCGCGCGAAGCACAGGACGCATTTGCGTTGGAATCGCACCGCCGTGCGCTGGCGGCGCAAGCGGCCGGCGAGTTCAACGATGAAATGACTTCGGTCGAGATCATCGAGCGCTTCCCTAACCTGGCGACCGGCCAGATCGATACCAAGATCCGCACCGTCGATCGCGACGAAGGCGCGCGCGAATCCACCATGGAAGGCCTGGCCAAGCTGAAGGCAGTGTTTGCCGCCAAAGGTACGGTCACCGCCGGCAACTCTTCGCAAACTTCGGACGGCGCCGGTGCGCTGCTGCTGGTCAGCGAAAAAATCCTGAAGCAATTCAACCTGACGCCGCTGGCGCGTTTCGCCTCGTTTGCAGTGCGCGGCGTACCGCCGGAAATCATGGGCATCGGTCCTAAAGAAGCGATCCCGGCAGCGTTGCGCGCCGCCGGCATCACCCAGGACCAGCTGGACTGGATCGAACTGAACGAAGCATTTGCAGCGCAATCGCTGGCAGTCATCCAGGACCTCGGCCTGGATCCGTCCAAGGTCAATCCAATGGGCGGCGCGATCGCCCTCGGCCATCCGCTGGGTGCGACCGGCGCGATCCGTTCTGCCACCGCGATCCACGCCATGCGCCGCCACAACCTGAAGTACGGCATGGTCACCATGTGCGTCGGGGCCGGCATGGGCGCAGCGGGTATTTTCGAGCGCATGTAA
- a CDS encoding enoyl-CoA hydratase: MDILTSKENGILTIEFNRLEKKNAITAAMYQTMVDALKDAESDSAVRAILFTGKPQIFSAGNDLEDFMKNRPTGSDSPVFQFLWQISHASKPLVAAVAGAAVGIGTTLLMHCDLVYAADNARFSMPFTQLGLCPEAASSLILPQIAGYQRAAEKLLLGEAFTAEEAASMGLVNKVLPAEELLAFAQAQAAKLVALPAASIRVTKRLMKGGQTAEVEARMAQEIEHFGAMLAAPEAAEAFTAFFERRKPDFSKFC; this comes from the coding sequence ATGGATATATTGACCAGCAAGGAAAACGGCATCCTGACGATCGAATTCAATCGCCTGGAAAAGAAAAACGCAATTACCGCCGCCATGTACCAGACCATGGTCGACGCACTGAAAGATGCGGAGAGCGACAGCGCGGTAAGAGCCATCCTGTTCACCGGCAAGCCGCAGATTTTCAGCGCCGGCAACGACCTCGAAGATTTCATGAAGAACCGGCCGACCGGTTCCGACAGCCCGGTGTTCCAGTTCCTGTGGCAGATCAGCCATGCCAGCAAGCCGCTGGTGGCTGCGGTGGCGGGCGCTGCGGTCGGCATCGGCACCACCCTGCTGATGCATTGCGACCTGGTCTACGCAGCTGACAACGCGCGTTTCTCGATGCCGTTCACGCAGCTTGGCTTGTGCCCGGAAGCGGCTTCCAGCCTGATCCTTCCGCAAATCGCCGGTTACCAGCGCGCAGCCGAAAAGCTGCTGCTGGGCGAAGCCTTCACGGCAGAAGAAGCCGCATCCATGGGCTTGGTCAACAAGGTCTTGCCGGCGGAAGAACTGCTGGCGTTTGCCCAAGCGCAGGCAGCCAAGCTGGTGGCTTTGCCGGCAGCTTCGATCCGCGTTACGAAGCGGTTGATGAAGGGTGGTCAGACTGCTGAGGTGGAGGCGCGGATGGCGCAGGAGATCGAGCATTTTGGCGCGATGCTGGCGGCGCCTGAGGCGGCTGAGGCGTTTACTGCGTTTTTTGAGCGGCGTAAGCCTGATTTCAGCAAATTTTGCTGA